A section of the Saccopteryx leptura isolate mSacLep1 chromosome 6, mSacLep1_pri_phased_curated, whole genome shotgun sequence genome encodes:
- the TTC5 gene encoding tetratricopeptide repeat protein 5 yields MADEEEEVQQILEKLQELVDQLYSFRECYFETHSIEDAGRKQQDVQEEMEKTLQQMKEVVGSVQGKAQVLMLTGKALNVTPDYSPKAEELLSKAVKLEPKLVEAWNQLGEVYWKKGDVAAAHTCFSGALTHCKNKVSLQNLSMVLRQLRTDSGDVHSRHVMDSVRQAKLAVQMDVHDGRSWYILGNAYLSLYFNTGQNPKISQQALSAYAQAEKVDRTASSNPDLHLNRATLHKYEENYADALEGFSRAAALDPAWPEPCQREQQLLEFLNRLTSLLESKGKVKAKKLQSMLGSLRPAHLGPCGDGRYQSASGQKVTLELKPLSALRPGVNSGAVILGKVVFSLTTEEKVPFTFGLVDSDGPCYAVMVYNIVQSWGVLIGDSVAIPEPTLRLHRIQHKGKDYSFSSVRVETPLLLVVNGKPQGSSSQAAAIVASRPQCE; encoded by the exons GAATTGGTGGATCAACTCTATTCATTTCGAGAGTGCTATTTCGAGACACATAGTATTGAGGATGCTGGGAGGAAGCAACAGGATGTGcaggaggagatggagaagaCCCTGCAGCAGATGAAGGAAGTAGTGG GTTCTGTCCAGGGCAAGGCACAGGTTCTGATGCTAACTGGGAAGGCTCTGAATGTGACTCCTGATTATAGCCCTAAGGCTGAGGAGCTTTTGTCAAAGGCTGTAAAGCTGGAGCCCAAGCTGGTGGAAGCCTGGAACCAGCTGGGGGAGGTGTACTGGAAGAAAGGAGATGTTGCAGCTGCCCACACCTGCTTCTCAGGAGCCCTCACCCAT TGCAAGAACAAAGTCTCTCTTCAAAACCTGTCAATGGTGCTTCGCCAGCTGCGGACTGACTCTGGGGATGTGCATTCTCGTCATGTCATGGACAGTGTCCGGCAGGCTAAATTGGCTGTGCAGATGGATGTCCATGATGGCCGCTCCTGGT ATATTCTGGGAAATGCGTACCTTTCTCTTTACTTCAATACTGGCCAGAACCCTAAGATCTCTCAGCAAGCCCTCAGTGCCTATGCCCAAGCC GAGAAGGTTGACCGGACAGCTTCCAGCAATCCTGATCTTCATCTGAACAGGGCAACA TTACATAAATATGAAGAGAATTATGCGGACGCCCTGGAGGGCTTTTCCCGGGCTGCAGCCCTGGACCCTGCCTGGCCAGAGCCCTGTCAGCGAGAGCAACAACTCCTGGAATTCCTGAATAGATTAACCAGCCTCCTTGAGAGCAAG GGAAAAGTGAAGGCCAAAAAGTTGCAGAGCATGCTGGGAAGCTTGCGTCCAGCCCATCTAGGTCCTTGTGGTGATGGGCGCTATCAGTCGGCCTCTGGGCAGAAGGTGACCCTGGAGCTCAAGCCGCTGAGTGCACTGCGGCCTGGTGTGAACAGTGGTGCTGTGATCCTGGGGAAGGTGGTGTTCAGCCTTACCACAGAGGAGAAAGTCCCCTT TACATTTGGCCTGGTAGATTCAGATGGACCATGCTATGCAGTGATGGTGTATAATATTGTGCAGAGTTGGGGAGTGCTCATTGGGGACTCTGTAGCCATCCCAGAGCCCACCCTGCGGCTTCACCGAATTCAGCACAAAGGAAAG GACTATTCCTTCTCCAGTGTTCGTGTAGAGACTCCCCTCTTGCTAGTGGTGAATGGGAAGCCCCAGGGCTCCAGCAGCCAGGCTGCTGCCATTGTGGCATCACGGCCGCAGTGTGAATGA